The Synechococcus sp. RS9909 genomic interval GCCCTCCCGCTCCAGCATCGCCAGGGCGACTTCAACAGCCATCGCGCCAGCTCAGGTCGCTGCCGGGCGGCGATGCTGCATGGCGTAGACCGCGGTGGTGATTGGGCAGAAGGGGTTCAGAAGCACGGCGGCAGTCCTGCTGCACCCATGCTGGCGCGACACCAGCACCAGCAGAGGCCGGCACACCCACCTAGGATGTGTACACACTTTGCGGGGGTGCAGCGTGGCTGTCCGTGTCGGCATCCGAGAGCTGCGGGCGCGCCTGGCCTCGCATCTGGAAGCGGCCACCCCTCTTGAGGTGACGCGCCATGGGCGCACCGTTGGGCTCTATGTCCCCCTGCCGCAGGAATCCGATCTCAACGAGCGCGAGCGGCTCCTGGAAGCCGGCCGCCTCATGCAGGTTGAGCTGCAGCGACTGGGTCTGACAGAAGAGGAGCTGGCGGCTGACTTCAAGGCCAGGAGGCGGGGTCAGCTGCAGCGCGTCCCCTGAACCACGGCAACGATGGAGTCCTATCTCGACTGCTGAGCTTCAGGTGGGGTGCCCCTGCCACGAGGCCAACGCCTCCTCGATGTCTGCTGCTTCCAGCTGCGGGTAGGACTGCAGGATCCGCCCGCGGATGCAGGGCTTGCCGCCCATCACGGCGGGATCGTGCCTGATGCGGGGGAAGGCCATGGGCCAACCGTAGGCAGAAGCCGCCAACTTGCCCCCTTCAGGAGAGGGGCTGAGCAGCTGTGCCGGGCTGACGCTGGTGCTGACTTGTGGAGCGCAGCTCCCGGTGCGACACCAGAAACGTCTCAATCCAGTCGTGGTGGCATTTCTGATTGATCCGATCGGCGATGGTGGCAGCGGCCTCGGGCACCTGGAAGCGCTTGCGAAAGGCCCGGGTGAGGCTCTCCAGCAAGGGGCGAGGCAGGGTCCGCAGGGTGCTGTGGAGGTGCTGGATCGTCTCGGTATCGAGGGGGATCTGGCCGCAGTCGGCCTGGGCTGATGGCGGTGGCGTCGGGTCCGTGGCGTGGGTGCGGCGCTGAGCAGGGGAGGCAACGGCGGCGGCGGGAGAACCAGCCTCCGGCCGGATCAGAGAAGACCGCTGCCCACCAGGCCGCTTGGCTCCATCGCCCTGGCCCGCAGCACTGCTGACCTGCCGCTGCGCCTTGTCGTAGAGGGCGAGGCCGAACGGATTCCCGAAGGTCATCAGGGCCCGCTTCATGGCGTCGGTCTCGGCTTCCTTGATGGCGGACTCGTGGGCCTGGCCCAGGTCGGCGTCGATGCCGTGGCCGGCGCCGCTGCCCTCGCGCACCAGAGGCGTCAGGCCTCCGGCGGTGACGGTGACGCGCACACGGGCGGTGTAGGTGACGCCCCAGCCGGGCTTCTGCTCCCGGCTCGTGCCTCTGGCACCGATCAAACGTTCGGCCTGGGCGACGCAGCGGACGGCGATGGTCTGCCGCTGCCAGCCGTCGAAACCAAAGATGCGGTTCGCTTCCGCGATCACCTGCCAGCCTTCGAGGTAGTGGACCTTCGATCGGCCCTGCTCCCGCTGACGGACGTTGGCGCGATCGAGGGGGGCGGAGAGCGCCGCGAGCTGCTCGGGCGAGAAGCCGGAGGGCTGAGCCTGGGGGGCTTCCGGTGCCGAAGTTGGTGCTGGAGCCTCAACGGCGCGGTCAGTTGAGCGGATTAGCTCCAGTGCCGAGGGCGGCCTCTGGCTTGGTCGGGGAGCAGCGGGGCGGCTGGTGGTGCGGGTCCCGTTGGTGGAAGGAGCGGCGACGGTCATGGCGATGGAAGCAATGGTGTGAGGAGGAAGGGAAGGGGGGCCCGGCTGCCCAGCCGGAACCCCAGTTGCATGGGGCCTGTGTCCCGTTCAACAGATGCGCCAGGAGCGACGGGAGAGGAGCCGGGCGCCGGTGATCTCCGTGCCTGCTTTGAGGGCTTCCTTGATGGCGGCCTTGTCCGGCTTGGTGGTGGTGATGACGGTGAGCCACTCGGAATCGAGGACTTCGTCGTCGTCGATCTCGACGGACTGGGACTTGCGGGAGGTGAGCTCGTGGTTCGGGAACGAGAAGCGGGTGGCGGCCGGCTGTAGTTGGGTGAGGACGAACACAAGCGACTCCTCCAGGGCATCGGCCCGGCCGGCATCAGAGCGGGCCAGATCGGTGAGGCGCTTGGCCTGCTGCTGGCGGTAGGCGGCCTGGCCGCGCAGGTGCTCGATCACCCAGCAGGTGGCATCGGCCTTGGCAGCGAGGGCCTGTTTGTTGCCTTCTTCCGCGAGCAGGGCAGCCTCCAGCTCAGCGAGGGCCTGGGCGCGGATGTCGACGTCATCGGTTTCGAGGCGCTGGGCCAGCAAGCCGATGGCGGTGGTGAGCTCCTGGGCCTCGATGCCCAGCTGCCAGAGGGAACCGGAACGCTGCAACGAGCAGGCTGGACCAGAGGCGACGGACTCAGGAGTTGAAGCATCCACTGGAACAGTGGTGATGGGGGTGAGGACAGCCATGGGAAGGACGGCGATGGGATTGGCGAGCGGAGGATGCGGCCGTGCCGCTGAGATCAAGGGAGAGCAGGTGCCTGGCTGATCTGGGCCACGGCGATCGGCACCGGAGAACTGGCGGCCATGCGCCGGGCCTGCTGCACCAGCGAGGCGGTACCGGCACCACCGGGGAAGGCCACCACCAGCACCGAGACCGGGGCGGCGGCGGAGGTGAGGGCTACGGCCCGGCTGATCGCCAGCTCGAGCAGCTCGCGATTGCGGATCGGCCCGGCCGCACGGCCATGGCGGCGCCAATCGGCTGGTAGCACCTCGACGGGCCAGCCCAGCTGACGGGCGGCACGGCCAATGGCGCGATCGGCGCCACGGGCCCCGCCATGGAGCAGCTCATGGACGAGCTGGCCGCCGGTGCGGGCCACCAGGGCAGCGGCGATCTGATCGGCCGACCAGAGGAGATCCCTGCCACCACCAGCAACAAGCACCCGACCAGCAGGAGCGGGCGGCAACGGGGTGATCACCGCCGGCGCCAGCAGCTGCAGAACCGCATGGGGGCCCAATGCAGCGGCTTGAGCCACCACAGAAGGGTGTGAATTCATGACCTACAAAGCAAACGAACGGAGCAGGTTGTCTCGGGATTTCATTGCCGCAGGCGATGGGCTCGGGGCCTTTGGCGCTAACCTTATTCTAGCAGTTCAAATGCACTAAGAATCGAGCAGAGTGGCTGCAGCGCAATGGATTGACGCCTGGCAAACTGATCAGCCGGCAGCATTGAAAGCTGATAAGCAAGGCCACCAGATTCAGCACTAAATGCCCAGCTGGCCGCGCAGCCGCGCGAGGCAACCTACGGCTTCACCCAAGCCGCCTCGAGGCGGACGAAGCCCCGGCCACCGCAGCTGCGGGAGAGCCGCCATGCCCTCCACCCACACATCAGCCCCGGAGCGGAGGGCGGCGGCGGCTGGCCGCTGCACGCCACGGCGTAGCCGTGGCATGCTGAAGGACGGCCGCTGTCGCACCGGGAGGTGCGCTCAACGAATCCGAACGGAGCCCTGCGGCGGTTGCTCAGCCC includes:
- a CDS encoding DUF433 domain-containing protein, with the translated sequence MAFPRIRHDPAVMGGKPCIRGRILQSYPQLEAADIEEALASWQGHPT
- a CDS encoding RAD52 family DNA repair protein; this encodes MTVAAPSTNGTRTTSRPAAPRPSQRPPSALELIRSTDRAVEAPAPTSAPEAPQAQPSGFSPEQLAALSAPLDRANVRQREQGRSKVHYLEGWQVIAEANRIFGFDGWQRQTIAVRCVAQAERLIGARGTSREQKPGWGVTYTARVRVTVTAGGLTPLVREGSGAGHGIDADLGQAHESAIKEAETDAMKRALMTFGNPFGLALYDKAQRQVSSAAGQGDGAKRPGGQRSSLIRPEAGSPAAAVASPAQRRTHATDPTPPPSAQADCGQIPLDTETIQHLHSTLRTLPRPLLESLTRAFRKRFQVPEAAATIADRINQKCHHDWIETFLVSHRELRSTSQHQRQPGTAAQPLS
- a CDS encoding SLOG family protein; protein product: MAQAAALGPHAVLQLLAPAVITPLPPAPAGRVLVAGGGRDLLWSADQIAAALVARTGGQLVHELLHGGARGADRAIGRAARQLGWPVEVLPADWRRHGRAAGPIRNRELLELAISRAVALTSAAAPVSVLVVAFPGGAGTASLVQQARRMAASSPVPIAVAQISQAPALP
- a CDS encoding siphovirus Gp157 family protein, whose product is MQRSGSLWQLGIEAQELTTAIGLLAQRLETDDVDIRAQALAELEAALLAEEGNKQALAAKADATCWVIEHLRGQAAYRQQQAKRLTDLARSDAGRADALEESLVFVLTQLQPAATRFSFPNHELTSRKSQSVEIDDDEVLDSEWLTVITTTKPDKAAIKEALKAGTEITGARLLSRRSWRIC